The following coding sequences lie in one Cannabis sativa cultivar Pink pepper isolate KNU-18-1 chromosome 5, ASM2916894v1, whole genome shotgun sequence genomic window:
- the LOC115702115 gene encoding protein ARABIDILLO 1 produces the protein MSRRVRRKVARKGKEKVILPSYPEIEEEISGVDRSGLVDWTSLPHDTVIQLLSCLNYRDRASLSSTCKTWRLLGISPCLWSTLDLRAHKCDSTMAASLASRCVNLQKVRFRGAESADAIIHLQARNLREISGDYCRKISDASLSVIVARHEALESLQLGPDFCERISSDAIKAIALCCHKLKKLRLSGIRDVNADAMNALAKHCPNLTDIGFIDCLTIDEMALGNVVSVRFLSVAGTSNMKWGTVSHHWRKLPNLIGLDVSRTDIGSTAVARLLSSSCLKVLCALNCPVLEGDVSFAGSKHKGKVLLALFTDILKDIASLFVDMSKGRNVFLDWRNSKSKDKNLDEIMIWLEWILSHTLLRIAESNQQGLDEFWLKQGASLLLNLMQSSQEDVQERAATGLATFVVIDDENASIDCGRAEAVMRDGGIRLLLNLAKSWREGLQSEAAKAIANLSVNANVAKAVAEEGGITILAGLARSMNRLVAEEAAGGLWNLSVGEEHKGSIAEAGGVKALVDLIFKWSSGGDGVLERAAGALANLAADDKCSTEVAVAGGVHALVMLARNCKFEGVQEQAARALANLAAHGDSNSNNAAVGQEAGALEALVQLTQSPHEGVRQEAAGALWNLSFDDRNREAIAAAGGVEALVALAQSCSNASPGLQERAAGALWGLSVSEVNSIAIGREGGVAPLIALARSEAEDVHETAAGALWNLAFNPGNALRIVEEGGVPALVHLCSSSVSKMARFMAALALAYMFDGRMDEYALVGTSSDSMSKSVSLDGARRMALKHIEAFVLTFSDPQSFAAAAASSAPAALAQVTEGARIQEAGHLRCSGAEIGRFVTMLRNPSSVLKACAAFALLQFTIPGGRHAVHHASLMQNAGAGRVLRAAAAAATAPLEAKIFARIVLRNLEHHHIESSL, from the exons ATGAGTCGTAGGGTGAGGCGAAAGGTGGCTCGGAAAGGAAAAGAGAAGGTGATTTTGCCAAGCTATCCCGAAATTGAAGAAGAGATTTCGGGTGTAGACCGAAGTGGACTTGTTGATTGGACTAGTTTGCCTCATGACACAGTAATTCAACTTTTATCCTGTCTGAACTATCGTGACCGTGCAAGCTTATCATCAACATGCAAGACATGGAGGCTTCTTGGCATTTCTCCGTGCTTGTGGAGCACTTTGGATCTTCGTGCCCACAAATGTGATTCTACAATGGCAGCTTCACTTGCTTCAAGGTGTGTAAATCTTCAGAAGGTTAGGTTCCGTGGAGCAGAATCCGCGGATGCAATAATTCATCTTCAAGCTAGGAATTTGCGGGAAATAAGTGGTGATTATTGCCGGAAAATAAGTGATGCTTCTCTTTCTGTGATCGTTGCCCGTCATGAGGCACTTGAAAGCCTTCAACTTGGTCCTGATTTCTGTGAAAGGATCAGCAGTGATGCTATAAAAGCCATAGCTCTTTGCTGTCATAAATTAAAAAAGCTTAGGCTTTCCGGAATTAGGGATGTTAATGCTGATGCTATGAATGCTTTAGCTAAGCATTGTCCGAATTTGACTGATATCGGGTTCATAGACTGTTTAACCATAGACGAGATGGCATTGGGGAATGTAGTATCAGTCCGGTTCCTATCAGTTGCAGGAACTTCAAATATGAAGTGGGGTACGGTTTCACATCACTGGCGTAAGCTCCCTAATTTAATTGGTTTAGATGTTTCAAGAACTGATATTGGTTCAACTGCTGTTGCGAGATTGTTATCGTCGTCGTGTTTGAAGGTGCTGTGTGCCTTGAATTGTCCAGTTCTTGAAGGAGACGTTAGCTTTGCTGGCAGTAAACATAAAGGAAAAGTGTTATTGGCTCTGTTTACAGACATTTTGAAGGATATAGCTTCTTTATTTGTCGATATGTCTAAGGGGAGGAATGTGTTTCTCGATTGGAGGAATTCAAAAAGTAAAGATAAAAACTTGGATGAAATTATGATTTGGCTAGAGTGGATCCTATCCCATACACTGTTGCGCATCGCCGAGAGCAACCAACAAGGATTGGATGAATTTTGGCTCAAGCAAGGTGCATCATTACTGCTCAATTTAATGCAAAGTTCGCAAGAAGATGTCCAGGAAAGGGCAGCCACAGGACTTGCAACTTTTGTAGTCATTGATGATGAAAATGCTAGCATAGATTGTGGAAGGGCTGAAGCTGTTATGAGAGATGGTGGTATTCGCCTCCTTCTGAATCTTGCAAAGTCATGGAGAGAAGGTCTTCAGTCAGAAGCTGCAAAG GCTATAGCAAACTTGTCTGTTAATGCCAATGTTGCAAAAGCTGTTGCTGAAGAAGGAGGAATCACCATTCTTGCTGGTTTAGCAAGGTCTATGAACAGGCTAGTAGCCGAAGAGGCTGCTGGTGGGCTATGGAATCTCTCTGTTGGTGAAGAGCATAAG GGTTCCATTGCTGAGGCTGGTGGAGTGAAAGCTCTAGTAGATCTTATATTCAAATGGTCATCTGGTGGAGATGGAGTACTG GAACGCGCAGCAGGTGCACTTGCAAATTTGGCCGCTGATGATAAGTGTAGCACGGAGGTTGCAGTTGCAGGTGGTGTACATGCCTTGGTGATGCTGGCTCGTAACTGCAAGTTTGAGGGGGTGCAAGAGCAG GCTGCCCGAGCTTTGGCAAATTTGGCTGCTCATGGAGATAGTAACAGCAACAATGCTGCAGTTGGACAAGAAGCAGGCGCTCTTGAAGCACTTGTACAGCTTACACAATCTCCACATGAAGGTGTCAG GCAAGAAGCAGCTGGGGCATTGTGGAATCTTTCATTTGATGATAGAAATCGAGAAGCAATTGCAGCAGCTGGCGGTGTTGAAGCCTTG GTTGCTCTTGCACAATCATGTTCAAATGCTTCCCCAGGTCTACAAGAAAGGGCTGCTGGTGCTCTCTGGGGATTGTCCGTCTCAGAAGTCAATAG caTTGCTATTGGGCGAGAAGGGGGTGTTGCACCTCTTATTGCACTGGCACGCTCTGAAGCAGAA GATGTCCACGAAACTGCTGCAGGAGCTCTATGGAATTTGGCGTTTAACCCTGGTAATGCACTCCGCATTGTCGAGGAAGGAGGAGTTCCTGcccttgttcatctttgctcTTCCTCTGTTTCAAAGATGGCACGTTTCATGGCTGCTTTGGCTTTGGCATACATGTTTGATGGGAG AATGGATGAATATGCTCTTGTTGGGACTTCATCAGACAGTATGTCAAAGAGTGTGAGCTTAGATGGAGCTAGAAGGATGGCTCTAAAGCACATTGAAGCCTTTGTTCTTACATTCTCTGATCCACAATCATTTGCCGCCGCAGCTGCATCTTCAGCCCCTGCAGCATTAGCACAGGTAACAGAAGGAGCTCGAATTCAGGAAGCAGGACATTTGAGATGCAG TGGAGCTGAGATTGGAAGATTTGTTACCATGCTACGGAATCCATCATCTGTACTCAAGGCATGTGCTGCGTTTGCTCTCCTACAG TTTACAATCCCTGGTGGCAGACATGCAGTCCACCATGCAAGCCTTATGCAAAATGCAGGAGCAGGAAGAGTCTTACGAGCTGCTGCAGCAGCAGCAACTGCTCCTCTAGAAGCTAAAATCTTTGCTAGAATCGTACTTCGCAATCTTGAGCATCATCACATCGAATCTTCATTGTGA